One Rutidosis leptorrhynchoides isolate AG116_Rl617_1_P2 unplaced genomic scaffold, CSIRO_AGI_Rlap_v1 contig156, whole genome shotgun sequence DNA segment encodes these proteins:
- the LOC139881447 gene encoding cytochrome b6-f complex iron-sulfur subunit, chloroplastic-like: protein MATLSPATTSQLCSSKSGMFTGSRAAFVIVKPTIRNSQKKQMGKVICQAASIPADRVPDMSKRQLMNLLLLGALSLPTGIMLVPYGSFFVPTGTGGSGSGIVAKDSVGNDIIAEQWLKTHGPGDRTLSQGLKGDPTYLVVESDRTLATYGINAVCTHLGCVVPWNAAENKFMCPCHGSQYNNQGKVVRGPAPLSLALAHCDIDDGKVVFVPWTETDFRTGDAPWWA, encoded by the exons ATGGCTACACTATCTCCTGCAACCACTTCGCAG CTATGTTCGAGCAAGAGTGGGATGTTTACCGGGTCAAGAGCAGCATTTGTTATTGTAAAGCCAACAATTAGGAATTCCCAGAAGAAGCAAATGGGAAAAGTTATTTGCCAGGCAGCAAGCATTCCAGCTGACAGAGTTCCTGATATGAGCAAAAGGCAGCTCATGAATCTTCTTCTATTGGGTGCACTTTCACTTCCTACCGGGATCATGCTTGTTCCTTACGGCTCTTTCTTCGTCCCAACTGG GACAGGAGGTTCCGGTAGTGGAATCGTCGCTAAGGATTCTGTTGGCAATGATATTATTGCGGAACAATGGCTTAAGACACATGGTCCGGGAGACAGGACACTCAGTCAAGGATTAAAG GGAGATCCAACATACCTAGTTGTGGAGAGCGATAGAACTCTAGCAACGTATGGAATCAATGCAGTGTGCACACATCTTGGTTGTGTGGTGCCATGGAATGCTGCTGAGAACAAGTTTATGTGCCCTTGCCATGGTTCTCAATACAATAATCAGGGAAAAGTCGTCAGAGGACCTGCTCCTCTC TCTTTGGCGTTAGCTCACTGTGACATTGATGATGGGAAAGTGGTGTTCGTTCCCTGGACAGAAACAGACTTCAGGACCGGTGATGCTCCATGGTGGGCTTAA
- the LOC139881448 gene encoding tryptophan decarboxylase TDC2-like has product MGSLDSSIDEFKPLDVEEFRQRAHQVVDFIADYYKNIESYPVLSQVQPGYLSSVLPETPPYHPEPFDEILKDVQNVIVPGMTHWLSPNFFAFFPATISTASFVGEMLCTCFNSVGFNWLASPAATELEMVVMDWLGKLLKLPSTLMFSGGGGGVIQNTTSEAILVSLVAARDQVLDNIGVDNLCNLVVYGSDQTHSTFTKVCKLAGIFPRNIKSIPTMIETSFGLCPVSFRQIVEADVAAGLVPLYLCATVGTTSTTAVDPVDSLADVAGEFGMWVHVDAAYGGSACICPEFRHFLDGVDRVDSLSLSPHKWLLSHLDCCCLWVKNPSLLTKALSTNPEYLRNKPSELDTVVDYKDWQVGTGRRFKSIRLWLILRSHGIVNLQSHIRSDVRMAKMFEGFVRSDPSFEIVVPRKFALVCFRLKPKSNGNAWSCNLEMLNRKLLDLVNSSGRVYMTHTKVSGLYMLRFAVGATFTEERHVVAAWKLIKDGADEVLHNTSL; this is encoded by the coding sequence ATGGGTAGCCTTGATTCATCCATAGACGAATTCAAGCCACTGGACGTCGAAGAATTCCGACAAAGAGCTCATCAAGTTGTCGACTTTATTGCAGATTACTACAAGAACATCGAGAGCTACCCAGTTCTCTCCCAAGTCCAACCTGGCTATCTCAGCTCCGTCCTGCCGGAAACCCCCCCTTACCACCCTGAACCGTTCGACGAAATTCTGAAAGACGTCCAAAACGTCATCGTTCCAGGTATGACGCACTGGCTAAGCCCTAATTTCTTCGCATTCTTCCCTGCGACAATCAGCACCGCTTCTTTCGTCGGTGAAATGTTGTGTACTTGCTTTAACTCCGTCGGATTCAACTGGTTGGCCTCGCCGGCGGCGACGGAGTTGGAAATGGTTGTGATGGATTGGTTGGGAAAATTACTTAAACTGCCCAGCACCTTAATGTTCTCCGGCGGCGGTGGCGGCGTCATTCAAAACACGACCAGTGAAGCAATCCTTGTATCTCTGGTCGCTGCAAGAGATCAAGTTTTAGACAACATTGGAGTCGATAATCTGTGTAATCTTGTCGTTTATGGTTCCGATCAAACCCATTCGACATTTACAAAAGTCTGTAAATTGGCCGGAATCTTCCCTCGTAACATAAAATCGATACCTACGATGATCGAGACTAGTTTTGGTCTATGTCCTGTTTCATTTCGTCAAATCGTGGAAGCTGACGTGGCAGCTGGGCTGGTCCCACTGTATCTCTGTGCTACTGTGGGGACCACTTCGACCACAGCCGTTGATCCCGTTGACTCCCTTGCTGACGTGGCAGGAGAATTTGGGATGTGGGTCCACGTGGACGCTGCTTATGGCGGGAGCGCATGCATTTGTCCTGAGTTTAGACATTTCTTGGATGGGGTCGACCGAGTTGACTCACTGAGTCTGAGCCCACATAAGTGGCTACTCTCTCACCTGGATTGTTGTTGCTTGTGGGTCAAGAATCCAAGCTTGTTGACCAAGGCACTGAGTACGAACCCGGAGTACTTGAGGAATAAACCGAGCGAATTGGATACGGTTGTGGATTATAAAGATTGGCAAGTGGGTACGGGTCGAAGATTCAAGTCGATCCGATTATGGCTAATTCTACGTAGCCATGGGATTGTGAATCTACAATCGCATATCCGATCCGATGTACGGATGGCCAAGATGTTTGAAGGGTTTGTAAGATCCGACCCGAGTTTTGAAATCGTTGTGCCGAGGAAATTCGCATTGGTGTGTTTCCGGTTAAAACCGAAATCAAACGGGAACGCTTGGAGTTGTAATTTGGAGATGTTGAATAGGAAGTTGTTGGATTTGGTGAATTCAAGCGGGCGGGTGTATATGACCCATACAAAAGTGAGCGGGTTGTACATGTTGAGGTTTGCTGTGGGGGCCACCTTCACAGAGGAGAGACACGTGGTTGCTGCGTGGAAATTGATCAAGGATGGTGCTGACGAGGTGCTACATAATACTAGTTTGTAA